Proteins from a single region of Sinorhizobium alkalisoli:
- a CDS encoding transglutaminase-like cysteine peptidase has product MKRFIAPTAFLLLILAPGGAGAGTIMKTAGRAFAPPAFKPFCASEPRLCKTGGGAKAVSLSEARAAELKQVNRAVNARIEERSDLSTSGRDDDWRLPTRYGDCEDFAILKKHELLARGWPASALLLTVARYQGQGHTVLTVRTSEGDLVLDNLTNSIRDWSRTPYSYFARQSQADGRRWELIAGPERVAQVRQRPDAQRPPHVSTAAFNRR; this is encoded by the coding sequence ATGAAACGCTTCATCGCGCCGACCGCATTCCTGTTGCTGATTTTGGCTCCGGGGGGAGCGGGTGCGGGGACGATCATGAAGACCGCCGGCAGGGCCTTCGCTCCTCCTGCTTTCAAGCCGTTTTGCGCGAGCGAGCCGAGATTGTGCAAAACCGGCGGGGGAGCCAAGGCGGTCTCGCTGAGCGAGGCGAGGGCGGCGGAGCTGAAGCAGGTCAACAGGGCCGTCAATGCGCGCATCGAGGAGCGCAGCGATCTCTCGACCTCCGGGCGCGACGACGATTGGCGCCTGCCGACGCGCTATGGGGATTGCGAGGACTTTGCCATCCTCAAGAAGCACGAGCTGCTCGCGCGCGGCTGGCCGGCCTCGGCGCTGCTGTTGACGGTTGCCCGTTATCAAGGACAGGGCCACACGGTGCTCACCGTTCGCACCAGCGAGGGCGACCTCGTGCTCGACAATCTGACCAACTCGATCAGGGATTGGTCGCGCACGCCCTATAGTTACTTCGCCCGCCAGTCGCAGGCGGACGGCCGCCGCTGGGAATTGATCGCAGGTCCGGAACGCGTAGCGCAGGTGCGGCAACGGCCGGATGCGCAACGTCCACCGCATGTCTCCACAGCGGCCTTCAATCGGCGCTGA
- the aroQ gene encoding type II 3-dehydroquinate dehydratase has translation MIAKPIYVLNGPNLNLLGEREPHIYGHTTLADIEASCGRTEAARKHGIIFRQSNHEGQLVDWIHEARREADAIVINAGGLTHTSIVIHDALKSFSGPVIELHVTNVHRREAFRHHSYISFAATAVICGLGPEGYGIAVNAAAMLAARMS, from the coding sequence ATGATTGCCAAGCCCATCTACGTCCTCAACGGTCCCAATCTCAATCTTCTCGGCGAGCGCGAACCGCACATCTACGGCCACACGACTCTGGCCGACATCGAGGCCAGTTGCGGCCGCACCGAAGCCGCGCGAAAGCATGGCATCATCTTTCGGCAGTCGAACCATGAAGGCCAGCTCGTCGATTGGATCCATGAAGCGCGCCGAGAAGCCGACGCCATTGTCATCAACGCCGGCGGTCTGACCCACACGTCAATCGTCATCCACGACGCGCTGAAGAGCTTCTCCGGACCGGTGATCGAATTGCACGTCACCAATGTTCACCGGCGGGAGGCCTTCCGCCATCATTCATACATTTCATTTGCTGCAACGGCGGTGATCTGCGGACTGGGACCCGAGGGCTATGGGATCGCAGTGAACGCCGCAGCCATGCTCGCCGCCAGGATGAGTTGA